GCTTGCTGTGTCACACTGTGGCGAAAGAACGATGTCTAGGCTATAAATGAAGACTCGCCGGCGGGCGCAAGTTCGCCACAAAGCCCGACGCCGGATCGGAGCAAGCTACAACTCCGGCCGCTTTCTCCATTAAAAGAGGAGGCCTTGATTTGTCTATGGCTTCTGGTAGAACGGCCATGGCGGCAGCGACGCTGCTTGTGCTGGGCGCGAGCTTGTGCTTGCTGGTGAGCGGCGGcgttccggcggcggcggcggtggaggtggagaagAACAAGAAGTCGTACCCGCCGTTGGCGAAGGGGCTGTCGTTCGAGTTCTACAAGAAGAGCTGCCCGCAGGCGGAGTCCGTGGTGCTGGGGTACCTGAGGAAGGCCGTCGCCAGGGacgccggcctcgccgccgcgctcatcCGGCTCCACTTCCACGACTGCTTCGTCAACGGCTGCGACGGCTCGATCCTCCTGACGAAGACGCCCGGCGGGCCGGACAGCGAGCAGGAGCAGCCGCCCAACGTGACGCTCCGGCCGTCGGCGCTCAAGGCCGTCGGCGACATCCGCGCCCTGCTGGAGAAGGCGTGCGGCCGCGTCGTCTCCTGCTCCGACATCCTCACCATCGCCGCCCGCGACTCCGTCAAACTGGTAGCGAACTATCCATCTGTTTCAAATTAATTAccattctaaattatttatatagactaaaataaaatttgagaagaaaaaaccatGACTATTattgttaaaatatttatattttggataaattttaattcttaGATACACAAGTCATGGGCGGAGATACTAATTAACTTTCACTCAATAGTAGTAGAGGTTTTTCTCATGGAAAAGATGGATTAAGCAGTATCTAAAAGTGGAGTTAATGAACGGAGCAAGGAAAATTAAGTACTGTGTTCGTCCAATCTTCTATCTCTGGCAACAGACAAGATTGCGTTTTGGTTGGTTCTAAATTAATCAATACTCCTGTACGCGCCTGTACAATAATTCATCGTCCCATCAAAATACTCTTTTTATCTCAAATTATTTAGGTTATGCGTTTGTATCGAGAAAAACAAAGTTATGCATGCACACCCTAGCTCTGCATGATCTAAAAAAGACAATTAATTAACTCCCTTTACAACTTTTAGGAAAAGGCTAACgcgggatatatatatatatataatttggtcCGTCACGATCGATCGGTCCTGTGTCAATTTCATTGGCGTGCGTTGAATGGCAGCAGATAGAGATGAGGAAACAGGAAATCGTGTTGCTGTCTCCCCCACATGGATCACCGCAACCCTGAGTGGCAATTctaattactaaatatatgtattttatttttttaatagacgTTAAGTTTAATTGGTAGCTCTCTGCCTCTCTTAGTGAGTTGATTACGGTCTGGTTGGCAGGGCGGCGGGCCGGAGTACAAGGTGCCGCTTGGGCGGCGCGACGGTCTGACGTTCGGGACGAGGGAGCAGGTGCTGggcgcgctcccgccgccgagctccaaGGTCCCCGTGCTCCTCTCCTTCCTGGCCAAGCTCAacctcgacgccgccgacctcaTCGCGCTCTCCGGCGCCCACACCGTCGGCCTCGCCCACTGCACCTCCTTCGACGGCCGCCTCTTCCCGCAGGTGGACGCCACCATGGACAAGTGGTTCGCCGGCCACCTCAAGCTCACCTGCCCCGTCAAGAACACCACCAACACCACCGTCAACGACATCCGCACGCCCAACACCTTCGACAACAAGTACTACGTCGACCTGCTCAACCGGCAGGGCCTCTTCACCTCCGACCAGGACCTCTTCGTCAACGCCACCACCAAGCCGCTCGTCACCAAGTTCGCCGTCGACCAGTCAGCCTTCTTCGACCAGTTCGTCTACTCCGTCGTCAAGATGGGCCAGATCCAGGTGCTCACCGGCTCGCAGGGACAGGTCCGCGCCAACTGCTCCGTCCCCAACCCCGGCGGCCTCCCGTGGTCCGCCGCCGTGGAGACCGTCGTCGACGCGGCGGAGAGCCTCGTGCTCTAGAGTGTACGTACAGTGCATGTACAAGTAGGCGCCAATCGCCATATGTGCTGCGTCGTTGGATTGAATGTCAGTTGAAAGAATATGGACGTTGGTTGCTGCCACGTCGCAAATAAATTGACGAGGATCTACTTGTTTGTGAATTGCAATCAGTGAAGCGTAAtaaattttttgcttttgcttataattattagctaaaatttaaattatagaattgattttaaagtattttcatcataatttatttttcagcatcggcttttagatcaataaaaatacatatataaaagttttctcataatttattttttacaaatatgacgtttgaatttttagctaaaaagCCAAAATATCACCCCTATATTGCTGAACATTCAGAACATATATTATCGTTTAATTAGGAGCAACGCATAAGTCACGCGGCACGCAAATGCAGATACATCAATATCGATATCGTTGatttttacatgtttaatatttgttttattcaaatttttaatacgaATAGGTAAAAGATATTCTTAAAcacatttaataatttagcaataaataaaatcataaaaaataattctgaaaatatatttaataaaaatcaactcGATCCTTCAGTTCTTCATGTTCCATTAAAAACCGGATGAAATTTGTACCATACAATAAAATTATCGGCagcaatattaaatatttgaataattgATTcctgcgtacgtacgtgtcaaaataattaatcgaTGAGGTGTTTATCATTCAACCATATGTGACAAAAATACGTTGATGATTAAGTGATCATCCTGATTAGATCGATAATGATCAAGCAATCAATGATCCTCGGCAGATAGCAAGCTCCTGGATGTTAGCTGCAGCCTGTAGGCTTGTCGCCCTCTAGGTTGACACCTGACAGGTTATATGAGGGGAATATCCAGCCATAGAGATAGCGGATtgtctatttgatatataaacaCGACTAAAATAGTTTACTTGTACAATAAATTGATATTTGATTGTCTgcactatatttaatacattggttttatatctatatatattatatataaacaatacatgaagtttttcttaaaaaaaaagtcacatgcaacttataaacatgtatgcaagcaataaaaaaaaaagagacgaTGACTATAACTGGTCATAAGGTTAGAGGCTCGACGGTCCGACCCAAACACGACACGGCTAGTGTCGGGCCCATGCCGTCCTAGCCCGATGCTTTGGCATGGTGGACCGGTCAGGCACGATACGGTACGGTACAATGATCGCATAATAAGAAAATAGTTGAGTAACCCAAAATGGATTTAATACAGTCATACGAGGCATgaccgaaaaataacatagaGGCAAAATAGTTATTTCGGTCATATAGGACATGACCAAAGAGacgaaggagaaaaaaataaacttatttcataAAGAGGCATGATAGACTGTCATGCCTTTAAGCCGGGCTAACCCGAACCGACTCTTATTAGATCAAGCGTGGGCGTGGGTGTAGCTCATGGTCAAGGAAAACTTGACTCAGTGTAGCTCAACTGATCTCGGCCCAAGCCCGGTTGTGCCCTAGCCGTGCCAGGCCAGGATGCTCATTTGTCCTTtcataatgatattttttttgagttaCTGATATCATATAGGATGATTAATCTGACGCtcacgtgtatatatatatatatatatatatatatatatatatatatatatatatatatatatatatatatatatatatatatatatatatatatatatatatatatatatgaccgtTCGTCTTTTTTTGCATgcccaataaaaaaatccacttTTAGTTATGAATCTATGTGCATTACATGTTTCAGTTGACGAATACATCAAATCTATAAGTAAGCAATCAACGTCCACGTGCCtatagatcgatcgattggaTTATCGAACAACGAGATCAAATCGAATCGAATCAACAATCAAACGGCGGCTAATGCATCATCGTATATAACTTTAATTACGCGATGTGGTCCGTTATATTTGTTTAAGAGGATTGCGAACGGTCGGCccacatatattttgaatcGTGGGCTCGGCTTTATAAGAACTCGAATCGAGCTTAGGACGGGCCAAACTTCAGTTGCTCGTAAGCCTCAAGCCTTGTCGTGACAGCTCGGTCCAATGCATTACTGCAGAAAATAGTTTATTGGGTCTACGTGATATTGAAAGAAATCACGTGTCAGCGTAGTACTACAGATCATTTTTTACGTGTATATATTTACGTGTTTTTGGATTGTGTAGGATTGGATGTCGATGGAACGTGGACGTTGATTGCTTACTTGTCTATTGccatgtgaaaaataaatgggACTTAGTTAAGTAAAAATCGATTCGTATTAGGGCTTGGATTAATGGATTATCACGTTCAATATATTCGATCCGGCGCGGCCGGCTAGCGAGTACAATACAATACATGTTCGGAAACACCTATCAAAGTAATGAAATCAAATTATATCAAATGATCAGACGACGTCTAATGGATCATATCAGGTCCATTGTGAGATTAAGACGCATCGTGGCTGATCGACCAGGAGAGGTTGAGGTTGCCGGTGAACCACTTGTTGATCCATTGCGTCCTTTGGAGTTCCACTCTAACctgaagataaaattttagatggataaactaaaattaaatataaattagatttGAATAACCTCTTCTTACCGTAAACAAGCTCCCTGTGACTCATCGTCTTATCTTCACCGAGCTCCTAGGCCACTAGCGATACATGCTATATCGTGTATTTTTATCGACGGACGCTATTTTATAAGTGGTTTTTATTAACATGGTAACATGTCGATTGTATCCAAgatcttgtttagtttctttaGTCCTATGACTAAACTTTAGTCATAAGACTAAGGTTTAGTCTCTACTTTAGTCTGTGTTGTTTGATTCAAGAGACTAAAGGGTGACATAATGAGCAGTTAAAATAGAtactttttatgtaaataGGGACTTTAGGGATAGATAAACACCTTCTTTAGGGATTTATTTTAGCACCTCAAATAAAGACTTATTAATCCCTCCTGTTTGGGATTTTACAGAATAAAAGGGACTAATAAGTAGGGACTAAATACGACCAAACAGCGTCTAAGTTGTCTATAAGAATTTAACATCATACGTCCTTTGGCGGATACTTCTATAATTCATTAATATACTATAATAACATGTCCTATCTGCTTTGCGCACGAGGATTTAACATTACATGTCGTTTAACATACACATCTCTAAGATGCTTCACTGATCATGACAACGACTACATCAACTCAAATAAATACAGTGACAACCTCCTACAAGACACATAGGGGAATTGTTTGGCTGTTTTATCTAAAatgtcaaacaatatatttacaaacgaaaaataatttatgaataaatgttttatatatgtatttttactaatataaaagttcatgctggaaaataaacttcaatgaaaaaaccttaaaatcaactttaaatttaaagttaaaattttcagattttagcttataaacataacataaataaaaaaatgagggTGATAGCGACTATCCAGAAGCGTTGGCTTAGCCGTCAACGACACTCTCTGGTGGTACTTGTAAGATGCACCAACAACATCTTGTACCATCGGCATGGACGTCTTCCACAACTAAAGGTACGTCTCTACAATATGACATGTCTTTTCTGTCTTTggctatatatgtataagaCTTGCACatctatcttttcacttatatttatgttaataatttaatatttaatttttagacttaaatttatagttgattttagttttttcattgtggtttatttttcggtcttAGTTGTTacatcactaaaaacacatgtataaaaaatttatttataaataatttttcatttgaataCATCGTTTATTCTTCcgataagccaaaagatggagACCTTGTTTTATTTAGCGGAATAACTAGCAAGAAAGCTGACCGCGTACTGATCGTTCCTTTAGTGTGACTACGTCTATGATACGGAGTATATGTAGGAGACCCAACATACGAGGGTCTgtgattttatatgtgaattaaatataaaatcaattcGACGTATAAGTATATACTACTAAATATATACGTAGTAAATACAAAGTACAAATACACATAAAAAACTAAGGAAagtacaaaaaatacaaaaaagagaaaaaaaaagaaggcaaaCAAGCTACTAAAAGCAAACATAACCAAATATTCCGCCTCTTTGAAAATACTGTACTCCCTTTCCCTTCGTTCCTTTTGGGTTTGGCTAgattcatcaatatatatgctatatatatatatatttatttattagtacaGATACAAATCtaaagtcttataacatgaaacgGATGGAATGTTGGATTACATGAGTGAAAAATCGCCTAAAGGTGTCTAGGTCCTTAGCTACAACTACTACAGTCGATGAGCCTCCACTTGTATTGACAAGTTGCTCCGTCGGACAAGCAGGCAGCTCGTTCATCGTTATCTATGAACACGCCTTCAAAAATAAGACGTATCGAAGATTTTGAGTACGACTAGTCTAATTTATATacccctaaatgtttaacgccattgactttttaatacatatttaaccatttgtcttatttaaaaacttacataattgctaatttttttataccattttatttattgttaagtatacttttatgtatatatataactttacatatttttaaaaaattaaataagacgaattgtcagacgtgtataaaaagttatcgacgtcaaacatttagggacggagggagtaatattttaAGTACCGAACAACGTAATACTATTCTAATATGATACAAGTTGATTAAACTTTTTTCacagatgttttttttctcattttcttttatacatatagACCTTGGgctaggattttttttgttagatacACCCACGTAAAAGGTCATAACAATATTTCGCAAGATACATTGTTATGTGAATATGagcaaattaactttaaaaatattattttttttcttaatatataacatattaatctatcctGAATTCCATGAGTGtgtgttttaaattttttgataactcTTTATATATGGCATGACAAAACGAAAAGACGCTCTTTCGAGGAACTGCCCATTTCCTATGATTGTGGACACACTATGCATACAACTAGTATACATTTTAATTCTAACGGCGTCGTAGAATACTACACGTGCATGCACCTGCTCCGTCCCCACGCACTTTGACCATCACCGTCGAAATGTGCCTCGaaagatatttctttttacatgTGTCCACCATAGTTCTTAAGAACTTAAAAGAATTtcgtaaaatagattaatatgtaatataaagtatatcactctataaatatatgcaaactcaaatttaacatttgtaaattataacaaaataaactcggattattatatgcatattaacatttttttcatctatgtaaaatttgatggcACATATTTGTGTAttaatatatcacatattaatatatcttatgattttttagtatttttattgtgatcatTTGGATGGCCGAGCTACTTAATTGTGAGTATTTTGGCTTACGTAtgtaacctaaaatttaaatttccaatCTTAAATTAggaattaatttttatgtggGTTATTTTACCgtcttggtttttagatcacgaagacacgtatataaaacttttatttatatattttttaagttgtaaatataatttgactttttccggCGAACACCGAACAGATGAACCCCATCGTGACAGTGTACGTCGCGGGCGGTGGCGCCCGCTATAAAAGCGATCGAGATCCTCGGAGGACGGCACGGCCAGTACGACGAGAGCGagctccatcgatcgatcatggcTTCCAGTAGGACTACTGCAtgtctgctgctgctcgccgcAGCGCTGGTATGTAGCTCGGTgggcgcggcggagacgaTGCCGCCGACGGCGAAGGGCCTGTCGTTGGGGTACTACGACAAGAGGTGCCCACAGGCGGAGTCCATCGTGTTCAACTTCCTGCAGGAGGCCATCGCCAAGgacgtcggcctcgccgccgcgctgctccgcCTCCACGTGCACGACTGCTTCGTCCATGGCTGCGACGCCTCCATCCTgctcgacgtcgacggcgccaCGCCCGCGGACGAGAAgagcaaggaggaggagccgcaCAGGCACAGCCTGACCCCCCGTCCCTCCGCGTTCAAGGCCATCGACGACCTCCGCGACCTTCTCGACGCGGCCTGCGGCGGCACCATCGTCTCCTGCTCCGACATCGTcaccctcgccgcccgcgACTCCGTCCGCCTCGCCGGAGGGCCGTCGTACCCggtgccgctcggccgccgcgacggctTAAACTCCGCGTCCGAGAAGGCCGTCCTGGACGCGCTCCCACCGCCGAGCTCCAACATCACCGAGCTCCTCTCCTTCCTGGGCAAGCTCAACCTGGACGAAAACGACCTGGTGGTGCTGTCCAACGTCGGCATCGCGCACTGCCCGTTGTTCGGCAACCGGTTGTACCCGAAGCAGGACGAGCCGACGATGAACAAGTGGTTCGGCGGGCAGCTGAAGCTGGTCCGCCTCAAGAACGACGCCGACAACAGCGCGGCGCCGGAACAGGATCTGTACAGCGACGCGAGGACGAAGCCGCTGGTGACCAAGTTCGCCGGCGACCAGTCGGCGTTCTTCGAGCAGTTCGTCATATCCATGTGGAAGATGGGGGCAGGTCGGTGTGCTGACGGGCGAGCAGCAAGGGCAGATCCGTAAGCGCTGCTCGGTGCCCAACGCCGACGAGTTGAACGTGGTGCAGCTCGCCGTGGCTTCCACCTCTGGAGCGTTATTAGGAAGGTATTCAGTTGAATGCTTGATTTTTCTGTTGAAATTTCTTTATAGAAAACTAGGCCGCTTCTTTAGTCGGAGGTAAGTGAACCGGCACGGAAAATATAATAAGAATTAAcgtatgaattagctataaaaacgtaaaatatgaattgatataatttttatataacttttctataaaaactttataaaaaaatatatggtttaatagtttaaaaatatatgtatgaaaaataagagaatctGGATTACTGGCCCTTACCAACGCAGGTGGCCTACGTATATCATAGACCAAGTTTCATCTAGccaaacatattattttggtataaaaatgGAAATTGAAAGAGCCGAGGTAACGAGAAAATGACTGCCGAGCTAGTGTGCCGAAAGCGGCAGTGCGTGGAGTATCCTgtgtaataaaacataaataaaatcttttaacGAACATCAAAAGCATGCTCTCTATGTGTTTGCGTGCTTGTTTGTTCATGTTGGATTACTATTATCGTCGCATGcattaaaaacaataaactaaatatttactaaCTAAATCTGACAAAGATCATGAACTCATAATTTCAATTAATCAACTTTGTGCTTCCACTAGATCCCAACCAAAGAATTAGCTATCCTtaggagaaaagaagaaatccTAGAACATATTCTAACCACGTAAATTGTTGACTCTAATGTGGCTAAGTGTCATACCCACCCCATTTGCCAATATACAAATGACACCAAGGAGGGCATATCGTAGGAATACGACGAACCGACTCATCATACGGAACCGCTACTCAGCACCGGTCTCAAGATCATGATACTGATACTAGCGGTAATATGATGAATCAAATCCAAGATAAAGTTTGATGTGCTTCAGTTTCCTTAGCACTGGACTGTCCATAAAACATTGGCCTTGGCAACTGTGATTTTTGTATCAGATCATACCGAGTCATACCGAAGAACTCTAGACAAAGCTTCCAGTACTCTTGTACTAATTACTTCACCCGTGCCCGTTGCTCTTCGGTGAGATTGCCCAGTGCTAGTGaaatagagtaattttatggtcctttagaaggtatcaagagatactaaaaatttagtgtaaaattttggtgccTCTTAGTACCTAGTTACTAGGAGGTATCAAAAtgttacactaaaattttagtatatctCAGTACCTACTtaagtactgtaaaattgctcactgaaataatctattttatagtaCACCAACACAAAAGACTCAGAACTCATGGGACAAATCCAATGGACAAAATCATCTGCATCAAAACGAACGGCTCAGATCTGTCTCCTCCGCCTGCAATCTCCTCCAGCCGTCTCCTTCGCAGATTTGctccagtccaacaaaaaacacttcgagataccggtaccttgaTCTATCTTATAGTGCACCAACACAAAATACCTTGAACTTATGGGACAAATCCAATGGACAAAATCATCTGCATCAAAACGAACGGCTCAGATGTATCTCCTCCGCCTGCAATCTCCTCCACCCGCCTCCTTCACATATTTGCtctagtccaacaaaaaatatcatctcaaggtaccaaattgttaaccactattggatctagctgagtaggatgtgcaccgttagatccaacgatcagaaacgatttggtactaCGAAGTACCGGTGcttcgagatactttttgttggaccgaagtataattttttattccgCTTTTGGAACTCAATGTTGGTATTTATTATCTTGTTTGCAGTCGACAATTGACAAATTAACCTACGATAAAGAGAGATAAAACATggtatacatgcatgcaagctCAAGTCACCATGGCCGTAGCTCAAGCACTAGGTGCCACTGCCGGTGTTGCGCACGGAGCAGTTCCTGCGGATCTCCCCCTGCTCTCCCGTCAGCACCTGGATCTGCGCCATCTTCACCATGGAAAAGGCGAAGCGCCGGAAGAAGGCGGCCTGGTCGACGGCGAACCTCCCGACGAGGCCCCTTGTCCTGCCATCACTGAACAGCTCCTGGTCGGAGGTGAGGAGCCCCTGCCGGTTGAGCAGGTCGACGTAGTACTTGTTGTCGAAGGCGTTGGGCGTCCGGACGTCGATGGCGGTGGTGTTGGTGGTGTTCTTGGCCGGGCAGGAGAGCCTCAGTTGGCCGGCGAACCACTTGTCCATGGAGGGGTCCCGCTCCGGGAAGAGGCGGTTGTCGAACGAGATGCAGCGGGAGACGCCGAGCGTGTGCGCGCCGGAGAGCGCCACGAGGTCGTTGACGTCGAGGTTGATCttggccacggcggcgaggagcgtcGTCACGttggagctcggcggcgggaaggcggcgacgacattCTCCCTCGTCGCAATCCTCACGCCGTCGCGCCTCCCCAGGGGCACCTTGTACTCCGGCCCGCCCACCAGGCGGACGGCGTCACGCGCGGCGAGGGTGAGGATGTCGGCGCaggagacgacggcgccgccgcacgcctTGTCGAGCAGCGAGCGGAGCCGCCTCACGGCCATCAACGCCGACGGCCGGATCGTCTCGTTGGGAGGCGCGTCCAGCTCGCTCTtctccgtcgccgtgcgcTCCAACAGCACCGACCCATCGCAACCCTGCACCCAGCAGAGCGAGCTCAATACATATTCAATGGCGGTTCAATTCAGAATTCAAAATTCAGACCATATATTTAACGAAATATGATCATTCTGTGTATGCATTCTGCATGTTTAGTTGGTGATGAATTGCATTAtctgaagaaaattaaaatcaaaattgcCTGGACGAAGCAGTCGTGGAAGTGGAGGCGGatgaggccggcggcgaggccgacgtcGTTGCGGATGGCCTTCCTGAGGAATCTCCTCACGATGGACTCCGCCCTGGGGCAGCTCCTCCCGTAGAACCCGTACGACAAGCCGTTCGCCGTCGGCGGgtagtcgccggcggcggccgccggagcGAGCAGCAGAAGCAAGCCACAGGCAGCCAAAACGTGcagcctcgtcgtcgtcttcgtctcaACGAGCTGCAGGCTGCTGCAGCTGGAGCTCGAGCTACTCATCATCTTTCGCGCCatgtcgatcgatcgctcgATCAAGCTTGTGATGACCATGCATTCGCGCAGGCGGCTTCAGTATTTATAGGCGCTCGTGTTGCACCTTGCACGATAGATTCAATTCGCGCAAGAAATTAATGATGTCCACGGTCCACCAATTATTGTCAACGCGACTACGCGTACAAAATCATCCGTTTCGCGCTGACATACGCAGCTGCCAAAGATTGCGATTCGTTGCTGGTCGGTCGTCTGCATGACGGTGATCGTACCTAGTACTAGCCTtccatggattaattaattaccgtactatatttataagctaaattaactatataatattaaatttggagtttactttgatgtttttaatcatgttttttcttcGGCCTTCGTTTCTAattcgctaagaatatgtatatagtttCATTTATAATTATGTCGTTATTTTATCAGTTGCGTGTGATGGAGCTCTCAGCCTATATATCACGCATCGCGATTGAGTCCTTTGTGACAGACATTGTCTAGCTGTTACGTATACGTACGATGCTAATGTACTATAGGTACGTACGTTCCGCTGCAGCTGCTAGTCGTTAGTCGTTGCCTCAATCGGCAAACAAAGTGATCCATTGACTGCCTTCTTCCCCAAATTTATGTTTAGGATTTCCTTCAACAAAATTCAAGGGAGCAAGTGCGATCATCGCACCTTAAACACATGCATGAATGTACACATACGAATTTATTTAGTAGGTTTAGTAACCGGCGTAAAAAAGTA
This is a stretch of genomic DNA from Oryza brachyantha chromosome 1, ObraRS2, whole genome shotgun sequence. It encodes these proteins:
- the LOC102720394 gene encoding cationic peroxidase SPC4-like, yielding MARKMMSSSSSSCSSLQLVETKTTTRLHVLAACGLLLLLAPAAAAGDYPPTANGLSYGFYGRSCPRAESIVRRFLRKAIRNDVGLAAGLIRLHFHDCFVQGCDGSVLLERTATEKSELDAPPNETIRPSALMAVRRLRSLLDKACGGAVVSCADILTLAARDAVRLVGGPEYKVPLGRRDGVRIATRENVVAAFPPPSSNVTTLLAAVAKINLDVNDLVALSGAHTLGVSRCISFDNRLFPERDPSMDKWFAGQLRLSCPAKNTTNTTAIDVRTPNAFDNKYYVDLLNRQGLLTSDQELFSDGRTRGLVGRFAVDQAAFFRRFAFSMVKMAQIQVLTGEQGEIRRNCSVRNTGSGT
- the LOC102719831 gene encoding cationic peroxidase SPC4-like, coding for MASGRTAMAAATLLVLGASLCLLVSGGVPAAAAVEVEKNKKSYPPLAKGLSFEFYKKSCPQAESVVLGYLRKAVARDAGLAAALIRLHFHDCFVNGCDGSILLTKTPGGPDSEQEQPPNVTLRPSALKAVGDIRALLEKACGRVVSCSDILTIAARDSVKLGGGPEYKVPLGRRDGLTFGTREQVLGALPPPSSKVPVLLSFLAKLNLDAADLIALSGAHTVGLAHCTSFDGRLFPQVDATMDKWFAGHLKLTCPVKNTTNTTVNDIRTPNTFDNKYYVDLLNRQGLFTSDQDLFVNATTKPLVTKFAVDQSAFFDQFVYSVVKMGQIQVLTGSQGQVRANCSVPNPGGLPWSAAVETVVDAAESLVL